A single Oncorhynchus kisutch isolate 150728-3 linkage group LG19, Okis_V2, whole genome shotgun sequence DNA region contains:
- the spry1 gene encoding protein sprouty homolog 1, whose translation MALQSQHGPGGSLVVIQQPSLEDRQRSDYERELQHAAILSLDQIKAIRSSNEYTEGPSVVRRPPAPRMVPRPDKQQERTHEVILVNVNNNYEHRPVGQGHHGGVVVVAGGQQCSTRAPGLNRSTSTGSAASSGSNSSVSSEQGLLARSPPSRPGMVALHQHHHRAERAQPVRTQPKALLASQQGSHPLPPLEAPLKPSGKGDMTSGHQFICECCGKCKCGDCTAPRTLPSCLACNGQCLCSADSALEHGTCMCLVKGIFYHCSNDDEGDSCADHPCSLSRSHCCSRFLCMGLLSVLFPCLLCYPPVKGCLKACQGCYDQVNRPGCRCKNSNTVYCKLERWSHQAQEKPS comes from the coding sequence ATGGCGCTCCAAAGTCAACATGGCCCTGGCGGTTCATTAGTGGTGATTCAGCAGCCTTCCCTGGAGGACCGGCAGAGGTCGGATTACGAGCGGGAGCTCCAACATGCCGCTATCCTTTCCCTGGACCAAATCAAGGCCATCCGCTCCAGCAACGAGTACACAGAAGGCCCCTCGGTGGTCCGGAGGCCCCCTGCGCCCCGCATGGTGCCCAGGCCCGACAAGCAGCAGGAGCGGACTCACGAGGTGATTCTCGTCAATGTGAACAACAACTACGAGCACCGGCCGGTAGGGCAGGGCCACCACGGTGGGGTTGTAGTAGTGGCCGGGGGCCAGCAGTGTAGCACCAGGGCCCCGGGCCTTAATCGCTCCACCAGTACAGGCAGTGCGGCTAGCTCAGGGAGCAACAGCAGTGTATCTTCTGAGCAGGGACTCCTGGCCCGCTCGCCTCCCTCTAGGCCAGGGATGGTGGCcctccaccagcaccaccacagaGCCGAGCGCGCTCAGCCTGTTCGGACTCAGCCCAAGGCGCTGCTAGCCTCCCAGCAGGGCTCGCACCCGCTGCCGCCACTGGAGGCACCGCTCAAGCCCTCAGGAAAAGGGGACATGACCTCTGGCCACCAGTTCATCTGCGAATGCTGCGGGAAGTGCAAGTGCGGAGACTGCACAGCCCCAAGAACCCTGCCCTCGTGCCTGGCTTGCAACGGCCAGTGCCTGTGCTCGGCGGATAGCGCCCTGGAGCATGGCACGTGCATGTGCCTGGTCAAGGGCATCTTCTACCACTGTTCCAACGACGACGAGGGGGACTCGTGTGCCGACCACCCCTGCTCGCTGTCACGCTCCCACTGCTGCTCACGCTTCCTCTGCATGGGATTACTGTCGGTACTGTTCCCCTGTTTGCTGTGCTACCCGCCCGTCAAGGGGTGTCTGAAGGCGTGCCAGGGCTGCTACGACCAAGTCAACAGGCCCGGCTGCCGCTGCAAGAACTCCAACACTGTCTATTGCAAACTGGAGCGCTGGTCCCACCAGGCCCAGGAAAAGCCTTCCTga